Proteins found in one Eretmochelys imbricata isolate rEreImb1 chromosome 9, rEreImb1.hap1, whole genome shotgun sequence genomic segment:
- the TRPC1 gene encoding short transient receptor potential channel 1 isoform X6: protein MVWSDVKRLWYEGLEDFLEESRNQLSFVMNSLYLATFALKVVAHNKFHDFADRKDWDAFHPTLVAEGLFAFANVLSYLRLFFMYTTSSILGPLQISMGQMLQDFGKFLGMFLLVLFSFTIGLTQLYDKGFTVNEEKDCAGIFCEQQSNDTFHSFIGTCFALFWYIFSLAHVAIFVTRFRYGEELQSFVGAVIVGTYNVVVVIVLTKLLVAMLHKSFQLIANHEDKEWKFARAKLWLSYFDDKCTLPPPFNVIPSPKTICYLFNSLSKWISSHTSTGKVKRQNSLKEWRNLKQKRDENYQKVMCCLVHRYLTSMRQKMQSMDQATVENLNELRQDLSKFRNEMRDLLGFRTSKYAMFYPRN from the exons ATGGTGTGGTCAGATGTCAAAAGACTTTGGTATGAAGGCCTGGAAGACTTTTTAGAAGAATCTCGTAATCAGCTTAGTTTTGTCATGAATTCCCTCTATTTGGCAACCTTTGCTCTCAAGGTCGTTGCTCATAACAAG TTCCATGATTTTGCTGATAGAAAGGACTGGGACGCATTCCATCCTACATTGGTGGCAGAAGGTCTCTTTGCTTTTGCTAATGTTCTTAGTTACCTTCGACTCTTCTTCATGTATACAACCAGTTCTATCCTAGGACCACTTCAG atttcaatggggcAGATGTTGCAAGACTTTGGAAAATTCCTAGGGATGTTCCTTCTTGTCTTGTTCTCATTCACGATTGGATTGACCCAACTGTATGACAAAGGATTTACTGTAAATGAAGAGAAAGACTGTGCAGGGATCTTCTGTGAACAGCAAAGCAATGACACATTCCATTC gTTTATTGGCACCTGCTTTGCTCTGTTCTGGTACATATTCTCCCTAGCACATGTAGCAATCTTTGTCACTAGATTTAGATATGGTGAAGAATTGCAGTCTTTTGTGGGCGCTGTTATTGTTGGTACCTACAACGTAGTGGTTGTGATTGTCCTTACCAAGCTCTTAGTGGCAATGCTTCATAAAAGCTTTCAGCTGATAGCA AATCATGAAGACAAAGAATGGAAATTTGCTCGTGCCAAGCTTTGGCTTAGCTACTTTGATGATAAATGCACACTACCTCCACCTTTCAATGTCATTCCTTCTCCCAAGACTATCTGCTATCTCTTCAACAGCCTTAGTAAATGGATCAGCTCTCATACTTCAACTGGCAAAGTCAAACGTCAGAATAGCCTAAAG GAATGGAGAAATCTGAAGCAAAAGAGGGATGAGAATTACCAAAAGGTGATGTGTTGTTTAGTCCATCGTTACTTAACCTCCATGAGACAAAAGATGCAAAGCATGGATCAAGCAACTGTGGAAAATCTCAATGAACTGCGGCAAGATTTATCAAAATTCCGAAATGAAATGAGGGATCTGCTTGGCTTTCGGACATCTAAATATGCTATGTTTTATCCAAGAAATTAA